In Leptospira bourretii, the genomic window GCCTCTGCAAGCGTCGTTCCAGTCCCTAACGTCCCATTCGGGACTCAGGGTCGGGAAACGTCGTCTCCCCTAGTTCGTTATACGAAATTTCGAAAAAAACGAATTATTCTGAAATAAATGTTACACTTGATATAGAAGACGACCTTATCGAATATATTGGGAAAACAATTGATCACTTAATCAGACTAGGGTTTAAATTTCCAACTCTAAGTAATTGGAAAGAAACAGAAATTGAGAAAATAAAAAGAAACAACGAACATTTAAAAACTCTAAATCTTCCCATTAAGGAAGAATTTCTTAAATATTCAAAATCTGATTGGAGAAGAAAATATAGAGAAGACCAAGTTTACTTATATTTCAACATACGAGAAAAAATCCCTTTTGATAAGCCAAGAAAAATAATCTTTTCTAGCAGATTCTCGTGTCCTCCAAATCATGAACTAGGTTTAAAAAATTTAATTTCAAGTATCGAAAACGGAAGAAATTTATTGCCTTTTATGAGTAGAGGAATACTAAAACCGACAGCTCAAGATGGTCTTCTATTCGAATTTGGTATAACGCACTTACATTTAGGTCTTGAACCTGATCAAAAACGACCAGTATTAATAAAAAGTACCAAAGAAGTTGTTTATTGCATTTTTAATGACATCGAAGTATACTTCCTTATCTTAGCAGGTCACGGTCTATGGGCTGATATTGCGTTATTAGAGCTAGTGCAATCGGAATTTCCCAATTTACTCAAGCGCTGGGAATACAATGGTTCTTCTGGATTTAAGAAGCCTTTAGATCCCAAAAAAAGATTAGAATTTCGCAAAGCTGGAGTAAACACTTTGATAGAAGTTAATGGAAAATCTTATTTTCCACTTGGCGGCGGTATAAATTCAGCCGGAACATCTAGCCAATCAATAATGAAAGCTGACCAAATGTTTCAGCATTACAAAGATATTGAAGCACAATTAAAGAATACAATTAAAGAAAACTCTCAGAAAATTCAGGAAGAAAACAAAAGAGCGATTCCAGAATTAAATTTAAAGATGACGGACCCAGATAAATATTTTTTTATAGATTCCAAACGTTCGTTGAAGCTACAAGCAATTGTAGACCCGGAAACTCTTCAAATATTATCTATCAAAAGTGTTTAAGTCTTTTCGAAACTTCGTATAACAGCGTCTTCCCGCTACGTTTCGGCACAAGGCCTCACTCGGCCTACGGCAAATTCCCTTCCGTCACGCTTCTTGCTCCGCAAGAAGTCGCGCCGACGCCAACACCTACTTCGTAGGCTCGGCTACAGGGAACTTCGGGAAGACTAGTTCGTTATTCGCCATATGCCAGAAAAAGGTTTTTTATCATAAGTAAAAGATATGTCAAAATTCCTAATTATAACGCTTTTTATTTCAATATCTATAGCCTATTTTGTTTTTAGGTATTTAAGATTTAAACGCAAACTGAAAAATGAAATTGAAAATTACAAGAAAAATAGAGAATATTTTTCTATCGAAAAATTATACGAAGAGCTAAATGATGAAATTTTTATTAAAAAGGATTTATTCTACAATATTATAAATTGCATTTATGAAGAATTTGATTTAGGAATAGCTGGATACTTAAGATTAGATGATAATCTCGCTACCGACTTATCCTTTATCTGGAAATTTTACGACGAAATGAAAGATATCGAGTTAATTGAGGCATTAGAATCAAATTTTAATATAAAAATTTCCAACATCGACGCAGAAAATGTAAAAACAGTTAGAGATTTAATATATTTGGTGAATAGAAAAATTGTTTAAGATCATTCTATTGCTAATTATTTTTAATTTACAATGCGCTACATCCCCTGGAGCAAAAAAATTTAACAAATATTTCAAAAATAAAAAAAATTGTAAGATAATATTGAACATTAACGGAGAATTAGCATATCATTTTCCTATTTCAGATAAATGCGGTCAGCAAGCTATGAAAATCGGATATTACTATTTTAATAGCTCATCCGAAACTGAGCCGTATTTAAATTTAATTTCAAGCGACTCTGGTATGTTTAAAATCATTTTTAGCCAAAATTACAATGAATTAATTTTAATAGATGCCAGAACAAATAAGCATGATATCTACCAATTGGCAAACGGCGAATAACAGCGACTTAACGCTTCGCTGCGGGACTTACGCCCTTGCTCGGTCTGCGACACATTCCTCTCTGGAACTCCTCTTGCCGCCGCAAGCCTCGTTCCAGTCCCTAACGTCCCTTCGGGACTCAGGGTCGAGGAACGTCGTTAAGTCTAGTTCGTTAGCCGAAATGGAATAAATTTCTAGAATAAAATGTTAAACTTATTCATCGACTCCAATATCTGGTTAGACTTATATCATTTTTCTAATGATGATCTAGTCCAATTTAACAAGCTTTCCGATATGCTTCCTAGTGACATCAAGTTATATTTAACACGACAAGTAGTAAATGAAGTAAAAAGAAATAGAGATTCAAAAATAAAGGATGCATTAAAACAATTTAAAGATATTAACATAAAAGTGCCTAATCTATGCAAAGGTTATGAAGAATTCTCAAATTTAATGGAAAATATCAAATCCTTTAATAAAATGCATAAAGATTTGTGCAATAAAATAGACGCTGATTTTCAAAATCAAAATCTACATGCTGACAAAGTCATTTTAAATATTTTTTCTTCAGCAACTGTTATAGAATACGACGCAACACAAATAAAGAGAGCAAAAGAAAGATATGAACTTGGCAATCCTCCCGGGAAAGATAATTCCTACGGAGATGCATTAAATTGGGAATTACTTTTAGAAATAGTCCCTGACGGTCAAGATATTTTCTTTGTAAGCTCCGATAAAGACTTTAAATCACAAATGAATGATTTTGAATTTAATAGTTTCCTCAAGGAGGAATGGGAAAAAACTAAAAAGTCTCAATTATTTTTTTATTCAAGCCTAAATAATTTCATAAACAAGCATGTAAAGGATATAGAATTAAAATCAGAAGTAGAAAAAAATCAACTTATAATTGCTTTAGCTGGCAGCAGATCATTCCAGAAAACACATCAAATGATAGCCAGTCTAAGCTCTTTCAATTCATTTACAGATGAACAAGTAGATAT contains:
- a CDS encoding PIN domain-containing protein, with translation MLNLFIDSNIWLDLYHFSNDDLVQFNKLSDMLPSDIKLYLTRQVVNEVKRNRDSKIKDALKQFKDINIKVPNLCKGYEEFSNLMENIKSFNKMHKDLCNKIDADFQNQNLHADKVILNIFSSATVIEYDATQIKRAKERYELGNPPGKDNSYGDALNWELLLEIVPDGQDIFFVSSDKDFKSQMNDFEFNSFLKEEWEKTKKSQLFFYSSLNNFINKHVKDIELKSEVEKNQLIIALAGSRSFQKTHQMIASLSSFNSFTDEQVDIMLNAALSNSQVNNILNDDDVYDFFRTLISGKITQVILDKYNSVLVDLNLIPPNSTSANSN
- a CDS encoding acyl carrier protein encodes the protein MSKFLIITLFISISIAYFVFRYLRFKRKLKNEIENYKKNREYFSIEKLYEELNDEIFIKKDLFYNIINCIYEEFDLGIAGYLRLDDNLATDLSFIWKFYDEMKDIELIEALESNFNIKISNIDAENVKTVRDLIYLVNRKIV